A portion of the Penaeus monodon isolate SGIC_2016 chromosome 28, NSTDA_Pmon_1, whole genome shotgun sequence genome contains these proteins:
- the LOC119591596 gene encoding glycine-rich cell wall structural protein 1-like gives MWSLVLLAGLLTNCLTSDGKLISWEAHYPDSHDAPETPGVGRVGIVGPGEVGKLGDVTNGTGFTGIVDGGVGVAGAVKGGVGVSGLVTGGGVAVVGAVLGGVGVSGWVANGTGVAGDIKGGIGVDGFVGGNSTGVHGDVSSGIGISGAIENGTGVHGKVSGGTGVYGTIKNAVGVRGNISGGVGVIGTLNDGVGVVGSVSNGTGVNGVVKGGKGVLGNIRNGTGIRGNVESGTGVMGYVIGGTGLNGTVENGTGVFGMVSGGTGVAGTVLDGTGVNGTILSGTGVNGSVSGGTGVAGVIGRGTGVSGVVNGGVGVRGFVVPDTYLTRLLRETPAAGTVGDETPYIGGESQVVSGRTAGTGGESTGIGGESPLLVFKHRLLW, from the coding sequence ATGTGGAGTCTTGTGTTGCTCGCTGGCCTCTTGACAAATTGCCTCACAAGTGATGGCAAGCTCATCTCGTGGGAGGCACATTATCCTGACTCTCATGACGCACCGGAGACGCCAGGCGTCGGGCGCGTCGGCATCGTGGGCCCTGGGGAGGTGGGGAAGCTGGGTGACGTCACCAACGGCACCGGGTTCACCGGCATCGTCGACGGCGGCGTGGGCGTGGCCGGCGCTGTGAAGGGAGGCGTCGGCGTCTCCGGCCTCGTCACTGGCGGCGGAGTTGCAGTGGTTGGCGCCGTCCTCGGCGGAGTTGGCGTCTCTGGCTGGGTTGCCAACGGCACGGGAGTGGCAGGAGATATAAAAGGTGGCATCGGCGTGGACGGCTTCGTGGGGGGCAATAGCACAGGTGTGCACGGAGATGTCAGCAGTGGCATTGGTATATCTGGTGCCATCGAAAATGGCACAGGTGTCCATGGAAAAGTAAGCGGAGGCACGGGCGTCTATGGCACTATCAAGAACGCAGTTGGCGTAAGAGGAAATAtaagtggtggggtgggggtaattGGAACTCTTAATGACGGAGTCGGGGTAGTAGGCTCCGTTAGCAATGGCACTGGGGTGAATGGCGtggtgaaaggggggaaaggtgttCTTGGGAATATAAGAAACGGCACTGGCATCAGGGGCAACGTCGAAAGTGGAACAGGTGTCATGGGGTATGTTATAGGAGGCACAGGCCTGAACGGCACAGTAGAGAATGGCACTGGGGTATTTGGCATGGTCTCGGGCGGAACCGGGGTGGCCGGGACTGTGCTTGACGGCACGGGTGTGAATGGAACCATCCTGAGTGGCACGGGCGTGAACGGGAGTGTGAGCGGAGGCACGGGCGTCGCGGGAGTCATCGGCAGAGGCACCGGCGTGTCTGGCGTGGTCAACGGAGGCGTGGGCGTGAGAGGGTTCGTCGTACCAGACACCTATCTGACTCGCCTGCTTAGGGAAACGCCGGCTGCTGGAACAGTTGGCGATGAAACCCCATACATTGGTGGGGAATCTCAAGTAGTTAGTGGTAGAACAGCAGGCACTGGTGGTGAATCGACAGGTATTGGCGGCGAATCTCCGTTATTGGTGTTCAAACACCGTTTACTGTGGTGA